A window of Aurantibacillus circumpalustris genomic DNA:
CTACCACAACCGCTTTCAGCCTCTTGCCAGCTATCAACTTTTTTTCAGGAACAGTTTCGCTACATTTATATACAGGGGCACACGAGGCAAAAAACACAGCAATAACAACTGCTACAAGGGAAACAAGTTTTTTCATAGTATCAAATTTAGATTTGGTACAAAGTTAAAATTATTAAACGGCTTACATTTCTAATTAGTGTTTTTTAAGGGAAATCTAACTTAAAGAACCTTCTGATTCAGTGAAAGTTTGTTAATCAGCATTAGAGAAAAAAACTGTAAATTCACCCTTATTTTATTAAATATAATAGACAATTTTATATATGGAAAAATTTGATGTAACAATTATTGGTGCAGGTCCTGGTGGATATGTGGCAGCAATTCGTTGTGCGCAGTTAGGCATGAAAACTGCTTTGGTTGAGAAATATGCTTCTCTTGGAGGTACTTGTTTGAATGTAGGTTGTATTCCTTCAAAAGCTTTACTTGATTCAAGCGAGCATTTTTATAATGCTGTTCACCATTTTGAAGAGCATGGTATTGACGTAAAAGCTCCAAAAGTGAATTTAAAACAAATGATAGAGCGCAAACGTGGCGTTGTGAAAATGACTGTTGATGGCATCAATTTTTTGATGAAGAAAAATAAAATTACCGTTTACACTGGGCATGGTTCGTTTATTTCAAAAAACACCATCGAGATTTTAAAAGCAGACGGTAGCAAAGAACAAATCGAAACTGGAAAAACTATTATCGCAACGGGTTCAAAACCTTCTAGTTTACCAGGTATTGAAATTGATAAAAAAAGAGTGATTACTTCTACTGAGGCATTAGAAATGACAGAAGTTCCGAAAAATCTCATTATTATTGGTGGTGGCGTTATTGGTTTGGAGTTAGGAAGTGTTTACGGACGTTTGGGAAGCAAAGTTACAGTAGTAGAATTTATGGACCGTATCATTCCTGGAATGGACGGTGCATTGAGCAAAGAATTACAACGTGTATTGAAAAAGAATTTAGGTTTTGAGTTTTTATTGAAACATAAAGTTACTGGTGTGAAAGCAAGCGCTAAAGAGGTAACCGTTAGTATGCTAAATGCTAAAGATGAGAAAATAGAAATAAAAGGAGATTATTGTCTTGTTTCGGTTGGAAGAAAACCTTATACGGATAATTTGGGATTAGAAAAAGCTGGGGTAAAGGTGGATAACCGTGGTAGAATTGAAACCGACGATCATTTAAAAACAAATATTGATGGCATTTATGCGATTGGAGATGTTGTAAAGGGCGCCATGTTAGCGCACAAAGCAGAAGAAGAAGGAACTTTTGTAGCTGAACAAATCGCAGGACAAAAACCGCATATCAATTACAACTTAATTCCGGGTGTTGTTTATACTTGGCCGGAAGTTGCGGCAGTTGGTTATACTGAAGAACAATTAAAAGAACAAGGTAAAAAATACAAAGTTGGTTCCTTTCCATTTAAAGCAAGCGGAAGGGCAAGAGCCAGTATGGATACTGATGGTTTTGTAAAAGTTTTAACCGACGAAGCTACAGATGAAATTCTGGGAGTTCACATGATTGGTCCGCGTACGGCTGACATGATTGCCGAAGCAGTTGTTGCAATGGAATTCAGAGCAAGCGCGGAAGACGTGTCCAGAATGAGTCATGCACATCCTACTTTTACCGAAAGTATGAAAGAGGCTTGTTTAGACGCAACAGGAAAAAGAGCAATACACATTTAATAAAAATAAGGGCGTTTCTTCATTCTGATTGCTGTCGGAAAAACACCCATTTAAAAAAACTAATTATGAGCAATACAAAAGTTGGAATTATTATGGGCAGCAACAGTGATCTGCCAGTCATGCAGGCAGCGGTCGATATTCTAAAACAATTTGATATTGCTTTTGAAATTGATATAGTTTCAGCCCACCGCACTCCAGAAAAAATGTTTGATTATGCTAAGAATGCACACGGTAGAGGCTTGCAAGTGATTATCGCTGGGGCTGGTGGCGCAGCGCATCTTCCAGGAATGGTAGCATCTCTTACACCACTTCCTGTAATTGGTGTGCCGGTAAAAAGCAGTAATAGCATTGACGGTTGGGACAGCTTACTAAGTATTGTTCAAATGCCAAATGGTGTTCCTGTTGCAACCGTTGCGGTAAACGCAGCACAAAACGCCGGAATTCTTGCTGCACAAATAATTGGATGTTCTGATAAAAAGATACTTGATAAAATGATTGCCTTTAAACAAGGATTAAAAGAAAAAGTGATAA
This region includes:
- the purE gene encoding 5-(carboxyamino)imidazole ribonucleotide mutase, which gives rise to MSNTKVGIIMGSNSDLPVMQAAVDILKQFDIAFEIDIVSAHRTPEKMFDYAKNAHGRGLQVIIAGAGGAAHLPGMVASLTPLPVIGVPVKSSNSIDGWDSLLSIVQMPNGVPVATVAVNAAQNAGILAAQIIGCSDKKILDKMIAFKQGLKEKVIKASDDMKK
- the lpdA gene encoding dihydrolipoyl dehydrogenase yields the protein MEKFDVTIIGAGPGGYVAAIRCAQLGMKTALVEKYASLGGTCLNVGCIPSKALLDSSEHFYNAVHHFEEHGIDVKAPKVNLKQMIERKRGVVKMTVDGINFLMKKNKITVYTGHGSFISKNTIEILKADGSKEQIETGKTIIATGSKPSSLPGIEIDKKRVITSTEALEMTEVPKNLIIIGGGVIGLELGSVYGRLGSKVTVVEFMDRIIPGMDGALSKELQRVLKKNLGFEFLLKHKVTGVKASAKEVTVSMLNAKDEKIEIKGDYCLVSVGRKPYTDNLGLEKAGVKVDNRGRIETDDHLKTNIDGIYAIGDVVKGAMLAHKAEEEGTFVAEQIAGQKPHINYNLIPGVVYTWPEVAAVGYTEEQLKEQGKKYKVGSFPFKASGRARASMDTDGFVKVLTDEATDEILGVHMIGPRTADMIAEAVVAMEFRASAEDVSRMSHAHPTFTESMKEACLDATGKRAIHI